In one window of Leptospira sp. GIMC2001 DNA:
- a CDS encoding lipase/acyltransferase domain-containing protein — protein sequence MTGLCRFGKKIEEISNLDLQSTRQIQFPFLQRGMYFFRSILFSVILLISFFVSCRTSIPPEIQIAEIRKDFNVDNLPVVLVPGIKGSILKDNKGDIRWLTGFQSLNFSTPELRLYGESYDLIPSGAIPRVTAIPYILDVAIYSPFLESMSQEKDIDFYVFSYDWRKDNLINRDRLISFLESLNQKYKKKPILVGHSMGGMISLSIENSKPNLVDKVIYVGTPFRGGIGFMDDLMLGVDTGLNSEIVSPCVLAKFRSVYGFFPRLNTADSKNTILDEQGKSLSVDFFSAKDWHDHSLGHYSINCKPDDLPNPIAFQDILNRAKLFRKSLDPSKPINSTNRRLVISAKNRSTMRSMVRLSKAEMGKGSEWKFDSSPKVPGDGSVCYEDSLPPDGIKYDSLETEYEHSALLNDPKVISGILEFIRK from the coding sequence GTGACAGGATTATGTAGATTTGGTAAAAAGATTGAGGAAATTTCGAATTTAGACCTACAATCTACTCGACAGATTCAATTTCCTTTTTTACAAAGAGGAATGTACTTTTTCCGATCCATTCTCTTTTCTGTGATTCTACTTATCTCTTTTTTCGTTTCGTGCAGAACGTCCATCCCTCCCGAGATTCAGATCGCAGAAATTAGAAAAGATTTTAATGTCGATAATTTGCCAGTGGTTTTAGTCCCCGGAATCAAAGGATCGATTCTCAAAGATAACAAAGGAGATATCCGATGGCTGACTGGATTCCAATCTTTGAATTTTTCCACTCCAGAGCTGAGATTGTACGGTGAGTCCTATGATTTGATTCCCAGTGGAGCGATCCCAAGAGTAACAGCGATTCCATATATTCTAGATGTTGCTATATATTCACCTTTTCTTGAATCAATGTCCCAAGAGAAAGATATTGATTTTTATGTTTTTTCCTATGACTGGCGAAAGGATAATCTCATCAATCGTGATCGACTGATTTCATTTTTAGAATCTCTCAACCAAAAATATAAAAAGAAACCAATCCTAGTTGGTCATTCAATGGGAGGAATGATATCTCTGTCGATTGAGAATTCAAAACCAAACTTAGTTGATAAAGTCATTTATGTGGGAACTCCTTTTCGCGGTGGAATTGGATTTATGGATGATCTTATGTTAGGTGTCGATACTGGATTGAATTCTGAAATTGTGAGTCCGTGTGTGCTCGCTAAGTTTCGGTCTGTATACGGTTTTTTCCCGAGGCTAAATACTGCAGATTCCAAAAATACAATTTTGGATGAGCAGGGTAAGAGCCTATCCGTTGACTTTTTTAGTGCGAAGGATTGGCATGATCATTCTCTCGGTCACTATAGTATAAATTGTAAACCAGATGACTTACCGAATCCAATTGCATTTCAAGATATTCTTAATCGAGCAAAACTTTTTCGTAAAAGTCTAGATCCGAGTAAGCCAATCAATTCTACAAATAGAAGATTGGTTATAAGCGCCAAAAACAGATCTACCATGCGTTCGATGGTTCGTTTGTCGAAAGCTGAAATGGGTAAAGGAAGTGAATGGAAATTTGATTCAAGTCCGAAAGTTCCTGGAGATGGAAGTGTCTGCTATGAGGACTCTTTGCCACCGGATGGAATCAAATATGATAGTTTGGAGACAGAATATGAACATTCTGCACTGCTCAATGACCCGAAAGTAATTTCGGGCATATTAGAGTTTATTAGAAAATAG
- a CDS encoding phasin-related domain-containing protein encodes MGKDSNKLEDMVNVGIGAVKTSKEVWDKLMTDLHSKKGELTESFEKLKENGERDFSDNALKFKVGAAWGIVKFDELKDNIIQFLDKEKNKES; translated from the coding sequence ATGGGAAAAGACTCAAATAAGCTAGAAGACATGGTGAATGTTGGGATAGGCGCTGTCAAGACTTCCAAAGAAGTTTGGGATAAGCTCATGACCGATCTTCATTCGAAAAAGGGAGAACTCACGGAGTCCTTCGAGAAATTAAAAGAAAATGGTGAGAGAGATTTTAGCGACAACGCTTTGAAATTCAAAGTCGGAGCCGCTTGGGGAATTGTTAAATTTGATGAACTCAAAGACAATATCATTCAATTCTTAGATAAAGAGAAAAATAAAGAATCCTAA
- a CDS encoding SRPBCC family protein — MNGIYHKIGILSESENVIEALTTKSGLASWWTEEVDGEFKDGKSNVGEMIRFTFGEKGKMEMKVKTIESDAIKWECITGPEEWLGSHIDFLLKPSNFPDGTPMTIIHFKHEDWKTENEMTGHCSMKWATFLLSLKSLIESGKGRPAPNDLKIDDWN, encoded by the coding sequence ATGAATGGAATCTATCATAAAATTGGTATCCTCAGTGAATCTGAGAATGTAATTGAAGCTTTGACAACCAAATCTGGTTTGGCTAGTTGGTGGACTGAAGAAGTGGACGGTGAATTCAAAGATGGTAAATCCAATGTCGGTGAAATGATACGATTTACTTTTGGTGAAAAAGGGAAAATGGAAATGAAAGTGAAAACTATCGAATCCGATGCGATAAAATGGGAATGTATTACTGGCCCAGAGGAATGGTTGGGATCACATATTGATTTTTTATTAAAACCAAGCAATTTTCCGGACGGAACACCAATGACTATCATCCATTTTAAACATGAGGATTGGAAAACTGAGAATGAAATGACAGGTCATTGTAGTATGAAATGGGCAACCTTTCTATTGAGTCTTAAAAGTCTTATCGAATCAGGTAAAGGTAGGCCAGCACCTAATGATTTAAAGATCGACGATTGGAATTAA
- a CDS encoding SRPBCC family protein, protein MFQEILRVEKKIKSNPVRLFDAWLNPDQFAKWFLSGNGITIESVALDPRPGGKFQINMELSGILLPHYGEYVTIDRPRKLVFTWRSQETQGLDTLVTVTFEEIHSEEINQSLALDSKSNIKIGDSHGKRQNNFESITLITLTHERLASSESVGKHRFGWESILDAFETWITN, encoded by the coding sequence ATGTTCCAAGAAATTCTTAGAGTTGAAAAGAAGATTAAGTCGAATCCTGTTCGACTTTTTGATGCATGGCTCAATCCCGATCAATTTGCCAAGTGGTTTCTTTCTGGCAATGGAATCACTATTGAGTCTGTTGCTTTGGATCCAAGACCAGGTGGTAAATTTCAGATCAACATGGAATTAAGCGGAATCTTATTGCCACATTACGGTGAGTATGTGACAATTGATAGACCCAGAAAATTGGTATTTACATGGAGATCTCAAGAAACACAAGGACTTGATACCTTAGTCACAGTAACTTTTGAAGAAATCCATTCCGAAGAAATAAACCAATCATTAGCTCTAGATTCTAAATCCAATATAAAGATTGGAGATTCACATGGTAAGCGGCAAAATAATTTTGAATCAATTACATTAATTACTCTGACTCATGAGAGATTAGCGAGCTCCGAATCTGTAGGCAAACATCGATTTGGTTGGGAAAGCATATTGGATGCTTTTGAAACATGGATAACTAACTAA
- a CDS encoding ArsR/SmtB family transcription factor: MVEYIKKNPNLDRIFAALADKTRIAILERLRSQSLTISELAGLFSMSLAGIAKHIEVLSQAGLIQKVKSLEDARSFRLELREEPIASANQWLTYHLQFWTNKLDHLEKFIEEEKDVPRNS, encoded by the coding sequence ATGGTTGAGTATATTAAAAAGAATCCTAATCTGGATCGAATTTTTGCAGCTCTTGCAGACAAAACAAGAATAGCGATATTGGAGCGATTGCGAAGCCAATCTCTTACAATTTCCGAGCTTGCCGGACTATTTTCTATGTCTCTCGCAGGTATCGCAAAGCATATAGAAGTTTTATCTCAAGCAGGATTGATTCAAAAAGTTAAGTCCTTAGAAGATGCGAGAAGTTTTCGTTTGGAATTGAGAGAAGAACCGATTGCTTCTGCAAACCAATGGCTGACATATCACCTGCAATTCTGGACCAACAAGCTTGATCATTTAGAAAAATTCATTGAGGAAGAGAAAGATGTTCCAAGAAATTCTTAG
- the amt gene encoding ammonium transporter, with protein MNTTDSLSSLMIILSTALVLFMQAGFLCVESGLTRSKNSINVAIKNITDFGIATIFYWLIGFGIMFGVTFQGWIGLDSFAPTWEGESADFMSGFFIFELVFCGTAATIVSGAVAERLKFQGYLMITFLVSVVIYPFVGHWIWKGLLPNSGEGWLEAIGFLDFAGSTVVHSVGGWVSLAALIVIGPRLGRYDENGNPVQINPSNLPMAMLGGIILWFGWIGFNGGSALNFDGRVTSIIMNTLLAAGAGLVIALFVGWKFEGYPEPIAPLNGSLAGLVAITAGCDAVTAREAIFIGAVGGALVKPAEALLNRFHIDDAVGAIPVHLVAGIWGTLAVGIFGKGEFLVQLLGVVIVGIFAFGLTYIILFSINKFFHLRVSIEEEKDGLNISEHKARTDLIDLLIVMEKQKKTGDLTDDVPVEPFTEVGQIAIQYNKVLAKVRETLAANEAARQQIEEAFENIALEQNRAERLLLNILPDSVAQELKGEENKVIAKSFQEVTILFADIVGFTRISESMTPHQVVEMLNMIISVFDRLTDKYGLEKIKTIGDAYMVVGGVPNPLPNHADAIAGFALDIQNQIKKFTWKTGEPLQMRMGINSGPVVAGVIGEKKFIYDIWGDAVNVASRLESHGIPGKIQISERTAKLLDGRFELEERGEIEVKGKGNLFTYFLHNRRSNQFSFS; from the coding sequence ATGAATACCACCGATTCTTTAAGTAGTCTTATGATCATTTTATCAACAGCCCTTGTACTTTTTATGCAGGCTGGATTCCTTTGCGTGGAATCCGGACTCACTCGCTCCAAAAATTCAATCAATGTTGCTATAAAAAACATTACAGATTTTGGAATTGCTACTATCTTCTACTGGTTAATCGGATTCGGGATAATGTTTGGTGTTACTTTCCAAGGTTGGATCGGTCTTGATTCTTTTGCTCCAACATGGGAAGGAGAATCGGCTGATTTTATGTCTGGTTTTTTTATCTTTGAATTGGTTTTCTGTGGAACGGCAGCGACCATTGTGTCCGGTGCAGTTGCAGAGAGGCTCAAATTCCAAGGTTATTTGATGATTACTTTTTTGGTTTCTGTTGTTATTTATCCCTTCGTTGGCCATTGGATCTGGAAAGGATTACTTCCTAATTCTGGAGAAGGATGGTTGGAGGCGATTGGGTTTCTAGATTTTGCTGGTTCAACTGTTGTGCACAGTGTTGGAGGTTGGGTTTCACTTGCGGCATTGATTGTTATTGGGCCACGATTAGGAAGATATGATGAAAATGGAAATCCAGTTCAGATAAATCCAAGTAATTTGCCGATGGCAATGTTAGGTGGAATTATTCTCTGGTTTGGATGGATTGGTTTCAATGGTGGAAGTGCTTTGAATTTTGATGGTCGCGTAACGAGTATTATAATGAATACTTTGCTTGCAGCCGGAGCAGGACTCGTGATCGCATTATTTGTTGGATGGAAATTTGAAGGATATCCAGAACCTATTGCGCCATTAAATGGATCATTGGCTGGATTGGTAGCAATTACCGCTGGTTGTGATGCAGTCACTGCGAGAGAAGCGATTTTTATTGGTGCTGTTGGTGGCGCACTTGTTAAGCCAGCGGAAGCTTTATTGAATCGATTTCATATTGATGATGCCGTTGGTGCAATTCCCGTTCACCTTGTGGCTGGGATTTGGGGTACACTTGCAGTTGGGATTTTTGGAAAGGGTGAATTTCTCGTACAATTGTTGGGAGTTGTAATCGTTGGAATTTTTGCTTTTGGTCTTACTTATATAATTCTATTCTCTATAAATAAATTTTTTCATTTAAGAGTTAGCATTGAAGAAGAGAAAGATGGTCTTAACATCAGCGAACATAAAGCAAGGACAGATCTAATTGATCTCTTGATCGTTATGGAGAAACAGAAAAAAACGGGTGATCTAACTGATGATGTTCCAGTAGAACCGTTTACGGAAGTAGGACAAATCGCCATTCAATACAATAAAGTTCTTGCCAAAGTTCGAGAGACATTGGCTGCAAATGAAGCTGCACGTCAGCAGATTGAAGAAGCATTTGAAAACATTGCATTGGAACAAAATCGAGCAGAGAGACTTCTACTCAATATCTTGCCTGATTCTGTTGCTCAGGAGTTAAAAGGGGAAGAGAACAAAGTAATTGCAAAAAGTTTTCAAGAAGTGACAATTCTTTTTGCTGATATAGTTGGTTTTACTCGGATATCGGAATCTATGACTCCACATCAAGTGGTTGAGATGTTAAATATGATAATATCAGTATTCGATAGGCTAACAGATAAATACGGTCTTGAGAAAATAAAAACAATTGGTGACGCCTACATGGTCGTGGGCGGAGTTCCAAATCCATTACCTAATCACGCCGATGCGATCGCTGGGTTTGCTTTAGATATTCAGAATCAGATAAAAAAATTTACTTGGAAAACAGGCGAGCCTCTTCAAATGCGCATGGGAATCAATAGTGGGCCTGTGGTTGCTGGAGTCATTGGAGAAAAGAAATTTATTTATGATATTTGGGGTGATGCAGTGAACGTTGCTAGTCGTTTGGAATCACATGGTATACCTGGTAAGATTCAAATATCTGAAAGAACAGCAAAATTACTGGATGGAAGATTTGAGTTGGAAGAACGAGGTGAGATCGAAGTGAAGGGGAAGGGTAATTTATTTACCTACTTTTTGCACAATCGTAGATCGAATCAATTCTCTTTTAGTTGA